A portion of the Gasterosteus aculeatus chromosome 12, fGasAcu3.hap1.1, whole genome shotgun sequence genome contains these proteins:
- the LOC120831290 gene encoding LIM and senescent cell antigen-like-containing domain protein 1 isoform X4, translating into MPWPVQHVNVARVALQPPRRSSTVMGSCTTSTALCAPSVSSSFQRDSFMSLKGENIVNTTSRFSLPLAATSVAMNNSWHPDCFCCDICQAVLADVGFVKNAGRHLCRPCHNREKARGLGKYICQKCHAIIEEHPLIFKNDPYHPDHFNCNNCGKELTAEARELKGELYCLPCHDKMGVPICGACRRPIEGRVVNAMGKQWHVEHFVCAKCEKPFLGHRHYERKGLAYCETHYNQLFGDVCYHCNRVIEGDVVSALNKAWCVSCFSCSTCNTKLTLKDKFVEIDLKPVCKHCFERMPEELKRRLARRERDAKDRKKNPAVSL; encoded by the exons ATGCCCTGGCCAGTGCAGCATGTGAACGTTGCAAGAGTGGCTTTGCAGCCACCGAGAAGATCGTCAACAGTAATGGGGAGCTGTACCACGAGCACTGCTTTGTGTGCGCCCAGTGTTTCCAGCAGTTTCCAGAGGGACTCTTTTATGAG TTTGAAGGGAGAAAATATTGTGAACACGACTTCCAGATTCTCTTTGCCCCTTGCTGCCACCAGTGTG GCCATGAACAATAGTTGGCACCCCGACTGCTTCTGCTGTGACATTTGCCAGGCCGTGCTGGCGGACGTGGGCTTTGTCAAAAATGCTGGCAG GCACCTGTGTCGCCCTTGTCATAACCGCGAGAAGGCCCGTGGCCTGGGCAAGTACATCTGCCAGAAGTGCCACGCCATCATCGAAGAGCATCCCCTGATCTTTAAGAATGATCCCTATCACCCGGACCACTTCAACTGCAACAACTGCGG GAAGGAGCTGACGGCTGAAGCCAGGGAGCTGAAGGGAGAGCTCTACTGTTTGCCCTGCCACGATAAGATGGGTGTACCAATCTGTGGGGCCTGTAGGAGGCCCATCGAGGGGCGCGTTGTCAATGCCATGGGCAAGCAGTGGCATGTGGAG CATTTTGTTTGTGCCAAGTGTGAGAAGCCTTTCCTCGGCCATCGGCATTACGAGAGGAAAGGGTTGGCCTACTGCGAGACTCATTATAACCAG ctcTTCGGCGATGTGTGCTATCACTGCAACCGTGTGATTGAAGGGGATG TGGTGTCCGCTCTCAACAAGGCCTGGTGTGTCAGTTGTTTCTCGTGCTCCACCTGCAACACAAAACTCACTCTCAA AGATAAGTTTGTTGAAATTGACCTGAAGCCGGTGTGCAAACACTGCTTCGAGCGCATGCCAGAGGAGCTGAAACGGCGGCTGGCTCGACGC
- the LOC120831290 gene encoding LIM and senescent cell antigen-like-containing domain protein 1 isoform X1 — MLGVAGMTGSIANALASAACERCKSGFAATEKIVNSNGELYHEHCFVCAQCFQQFPEGLFYEFEGRKYCEHDFQILFAPCCHQCGEFIIGRVIKAMNNSWHPDCFCCDICQAVLADVGFVKNAGRHLCRPCHNREKARGLGKYICQKCHAIIEEHPLIFKNDPYHPDHFNCNNCGKELTAEARELKGELYCLPCHDKMGVPICGACRRPIEGRVVNAMGKQWHVEHFVCAKCEKPFLGHRHYERKGLAYCETHYNQLFGDVCYHCNRVIEGDVVSALNKAWCVSCFSCSTCNTKLTLKDKFVEIDLKPVCKHCFERMPEELKRRLARRERDAKDRKKNPAVSL; from the exons ATGCTCGGGGTCGCTGGAATGACGGGCAG CATTGCTAATGCCCTGGCCAGTGCAGCATGTGAACGTTGCAAGAGTGGCTTTGCAGCCACCGAGAAGATCGTCAACAGTAATGGGGAGCTGTACCACGAGCACTGCTTTGTGTGCGCCCAGTGTTTCCAGCAGTTTCCAGAGGGACTCTTTTATGAG TTTGAAGGGAGAAAATATTGTGAACACGACTTCCAGATTCTCTTTGCCCCTTGCTGCCACCAGTGTG GGGAGTTCATCATTGGTCGTGTCATTAAGGCCATGAACAATAGTTGGCACCCCGACTGCTTCTGCTGTGACATTTGCCAGGCCGTGCTGGCGGACGTGGGCTTTGTCAAAAATGCTGGCAG GCACCTGTGTCGCCCTTGTCATAACCGCGAGAAGGCCCGTGGCCTGGGCAAGTACATCTGCCAGAAGTGCCACGCCATCATCGAAGAGCATCCCCTGATCTTTAAGAATGATCCCTATCACCCGGACCACTTCAACTGCAACAACTGCGG GAAGGAGCTGACGGCTGAAGCCAGGGAGCTGAAGGGAGAGCTCTACTGTTTGCCCTGCCACGATAAGATGGGTGTACCAATCTGTGGGGCCTGTAGGAGGCCCATCGAGGGGCGCGTTGTCAATGCCATGGGCAAGCAGTGGCATGTGGAG CATTTTGTTTGTGCCAAGTGTGAGAAGCCTTTCCTCGGCCATCGGCATTACGAGAGGAAAGGGTTGGCCTACTGCGAGACTCATTATAACCAG ctcTTCGGCGATGTGTGCTATCACTGCAACCGTGTGATTGAAGGGGATG TGGTGTCCGCTCTCAACAAGGCCTGGTGTGTCAGTTGTTTCTCGTGCTCCACCTGCAACACAAAACTCACTCTCAA AGATAAGTTTGTTGAAATTGACCTGAAGCCGGTGTGCAAACACTGCTTCGAGCGCATGCCAGAGGAGCTGAAACGGCGGCTGGCTCGACGC